One Phycisphaerae bacterium genomic region harbors:
- a CDS encoding DUF3347 domain-containing protein produces MRFVQWTAIAALLLISVSTWAEDPAGDGGGSPVGAKFACPMETHPDQGDPREQGAYFAENRGDCPWCGMKLEPLDELDWARARRAAEGAEVAYTCPYHQQVFSRIEGECPRCERPLEPFRAMYTCPNPVHASVIHLHAGTCPKDGRKLVPFRGVWLSEEMGARNAPPKPELADLAAFRCPLHPLVHSDQPGHCMICARELESIGGATKQPAPGIPADAQYVCPMEECHYFAAEPGECPTCGMRIKPIADVEWARKMKHAPTAQPAGDYVCPMHPRETAGKPGRCGICGMQLVAAKDLPQPKTAPEAVQVQMNHLMEHYLELQQRFAADRTTEAAQQAQGLIAAADGLERLLDESTVKLSSEFRAALKRLREATVRIHAEDLAASRVAFVDLSAALREMVAEARPSRDKYGKIYIFHCPMSKGDWLQASADMKNPYYGFEMLKCGELVSTE; encoded by the coding sequence ATGCGATTTGTACAATGGACCGCAATCGCGGCGCTGCTTTTGATCAGCGTGAGCACCTGGGCCGAGGATCCTGCTGGCGACGGCGGAGGAAGCCCCGTAGGGGCGAAATTCGCTTGCCCAATGGAAACGCATCCGGATCAGGGGGATCCGAGAGAACAGGGCGCTTACTTCGCCGAAAATCGGGGCGATTGCCCGTGGTGTGGGATGAAGCTCGAGCCCCTCGACGAGCTTGATTGGGCGCGAGCACGACGTGCCGCGGAAGGCGCCGAAGTCGCGTACACCTGCCCCTACCATCAGCAAGTCTTTTCCAGAATCGAGGGCGAATGCCCCCGCTGTGAAAGGCCGCTCGAGCCGTTCAGGGCCATGTACACCTGCCCGAATCCCGTGCATGCCTCTGTCATTCATCTGCATGCAGGGACCTGCCCGAAGGATGGGCGCAAGCTCGTCCCCTTCCGAGGTGTCTGGCTTTCCGAAGAGATGGGGGCGCGGAATGCACCGCCCAAGCCTGAATTGGCTGATCTCGCGGCGTTCCGTTGCCCGCTGCACCCGCTGGTCCACAGCGACCAGCCGGGGCACTGCATGATCTGTGCGCGGGAGCTGGAATCAATCGGAGGGGCCACCAAACAGCCCGCCCCGGGCATTCCTGCCGACGCGCAGTACGTGTGTCCCATGGAGGAATGCCATTACTTTGCTGCTGAGCCAGGCGAGTGCCCGACATGCGGCATGCGGATCAAGCCGATTGCCGACGTAGAATGGGCTCGCAAGATGAAGCACGCCCCGACCGCGCAGCCAGCCGGCGACTACGTGTGCCCAATGCACCCACGGGAGACGGCCGGTAAACCGGGCCGCTGCGGCATTTGCGGTATGCAACTCGTTGCGGCCAAGGATCTCCCACAACCGAAAACGGCACCCGAAGCCGTTCAAGTACAGATGAACCACCTCATGGAGCACTACCTGGAACTGCAGCAACGATTCGCAGCCGACCGGACGACGGAGGCAGCACAGCAGGCGCAGGGCCTGATCGCCGCGGCGGACGGGCTGGAAAGGCTGCTGGATGAGTCGACGGTGAAGCTGTCGTCGGAATTCCGCGCGGCGTTGAAGAGGTTGCGGGAGGCCACGGTGAGGATTCACGCTGAGGACCTCGCGGCCAGTCGCGTGGCCTTCGTCGATCTCAGTGCGGCGCTACGCGAAATGGTTGCGGAAGCACGGCCCAGTCGCGACAAGTACGGCAAGATCTACATCTTTCACTGTCCGATGTCCAAGGGCGACTGGCTTCAAGCGTCGGCGGACATGAAGAACCCGTACTACGGTTTCGAGATGCTCAAATGCGGCGAGCTCGTCAGCACGGAATAG
- a CDS encoding efflux RND transporter periplasmic adaptor subunit, with protein sequence MRRVKGRHTPFVRPARIWVTVLIVTGALIAGGGGGFWIARQAGAVGNGALTPTTGDEQQLYTCGMHPNVIQKGPGECPICHMKLTPLKQAIGAEGTSAAAGPQERKILYWRAPMDPSYISDKPGKSPMGMDLVPVYAEESVAGPQITIDPATIQNMGIRTTLVRRGPLVKTIRTVGRVDYDEEGVTFIDTKFEGWIERLHVDETGMQVNRGDALFEVYSPKLYSAQEEYLAALRGVERLSESTMPEAREQAERLVEAAEVQLKYFDISDAQIDELRRTREIRKTLTINSPASGIVTEKMALEGMYVKPGMRLYTLADLSTVWVYVDVYEYQLPWVRIGQPATMTLPYLPGRFYEGEAVYIYPYLEEKTRVVHVRLEFPNPELALKPGMYATVTLKSQIGREAVLVPREAYIDSGIRQVAFLALPGGKFQPRDIGVGVEAEDGMVEVRQGLEPGDRVVVSGQFLLDAESKLKEAIEKMLSAKQAPMQDNAAELPSSSPMDHGTHETTPEQAAGLQIMNPDTLTPADASMKGD encoded by the coding sequence ATGAGACGGGTGAAGGGAAGACACACGCCGTTCGTACGACCGGCCCGCATTTGGGTTACCGTACTCATCGTCACCGGGGCGTTGATCGCGGGGGGCGGGGGCGGGTTCTGGATCGCACGTCAAGCCGGCGCCGTGGGTAACGGTGCTTTGACCCCAACGACGGGCGACGAGCAGCAGCTCTACACGTGCGGCATGCACCCCAACGTGATCCAGAAGGGTCCCGGCGAATGCCCGATCTGCCATATGAAGCTCACGCCCCTGAAGCAGGCGATCGGCGCAGAGGGCACCAGCGCAGCCGCCGGGCCGCAGGAACGGAAAATACTGTACTGGCGCGCCCCAATGGACCCCAGCTACATTTCGGATAAACCGGGAAAGAGCCCGATGGGCATGGACCTGGTGCCCGTATACGCCGAAGAATCGGTTGCCGGTCCGCAGATCACCATTGATCCGGCCACAATCCAAAACATGGGCATTCGCACAACGTTGGTCCGTCGCGGTCCACTGGTCAAGACGATTAGAACCGTCGGCCGCGTCGATTACGACGAAGAAGGCGTAACGTTCATTGATACGAAGTTCGAGGGCTGGATTGAGCGCCTTCACGTCGACGAGACCGGGATGCAGGTCAACCGGGGCGATGCGCTCTTTGAAGTGTATTCGCCGAAGCTCTATTCGGCGCAGGAAGAGTACCTGGCGGCCCTGCGCGGTGTGGAGCGACTCTCCGAGAGTACGATGCCTGAGGCGCGGGAGCAGGCTGAGCGGCTGGTCGAAGCGGCCGAGGTGCAGCTCAAGTATTTTGACATATCCGACGCCCAGATTGACGAACTACGACGCACGCGGGAGATCCGCAAGACGTTGACCATCAACTCCCCGGCGAGCGGGATTGTGACAGAAAAAATGGCGCTCGAAGGGATGTACGTCAAGCCCGGCATGCGATTGTACACGCTGGCGGACCTGTCGACCGTCTGGGTCTACGTGGACGTGTACGAATACCAGCTTCCATGGGTGCGCATCGGCCAACCGGCGACGATGACGCTGCCTTATCTGCCCGGACGCTTCTACGAGGGCGAAGCGGTTTATATCTATCCGTACCTTGAGGAAAAGACCCGTGTCGTTCACGTGCGGCTGGAGTTCCCCAATCCCGAACTGGCACTCAAGCCCGGCATGTACGCCACCGTCACGCTGAAGAGTCAGATTGGCAGAGAGGCCGTACTCGTGCCACGGGAGGCGTACATCGACTCAGGCATTCGTCAAGTGGCCTTCCTGGCGCTTCCGGGCGGCAAGTTCCAGCCACGCGACATTGGAGTTGGAGTAGAAGCCGAAGACGGTATGGTCGAAGTGCGCCAGGGCCTGGAGCCCGGTGACCGCGTCGTCGTCAGTGGTCAATTCCTGCTGGACGCCGAGAGCAAGCTGAAGGAAGCCATTGAGAAGATGCTCTCCGCAAAGCAAGCACCTATGCAAGACAATGCGGCAGAACTGCCGTCGTCGTCGCCGATGGACCACGGAACACACGAGACGACGCCCGAACAGGCTGCTGGACTGCAGATTATGAATCCGGATACGTTGACACCGGCTGACGCATCGATGAAAGGCGACTGA